One genomic segment of Corynebacterium durum includes these proteins:
- a CDS encoding acetyl/propionyl/methylcrotonyl-CoA carboxylase subunit alpha, translating to MTVELKKITKVLVANRGEIAIRVIRAARDAGIASVAVYAEPDADAPFVSMADEAFALGGQNSAESYLVFDKILDAAKKSGADAIHPGYGFLSENGDFAEAVINAGLTWIGPSPQSIRDLGDKVTARHIALRAEAPMAPGTKEPVKDADEVIAFAEQYGLPIAIKAAFGGGGRGMKVAYTMEEVRDLYESATREALAAFGRGECFVERYLDKARHVECQVLADQHGNVVVAGTRDCSLQRRFQKLVEEAPAPFLTDEQRERLHSSAKAICKEAGYYGAGTVEYLVGSDGLISFLEVNTRLQVEHPVTEVTTGLDLVREQFRIAEGKELHIKEDPTPRGHAFEFRINGEDAGNNFMPAPGKITKYIEPAGPGVRMDSGVVEGSVIGGQFDSMLAKLIVFGETRDQALQRARRALAEYIIEGMPTAIPFHKHIIENPAFVGDGEKFDVYTKWIEEEWDNPIPAYVDPADVEDDEETTPAQKVVVEIDGRRVEIALPGDLALAGGNGGAAKKKAKKRRAGGGKKAVSGDAVAAPMQGTVIKVNVEEGQEVAEGETVVVLEAMKMENPVKAHKSGVVTGLSAAAGEGVTKGSVLMEIK from the coding sequence GTGACCGTCGAACTCAAGAAGATCACCAAGGTTCTCGTGGCAAACCGTGGTGAAATCGCGATTCGCGTTATTCGTGCTGCGCGCGATGCGGGCATTGCCAGCGTCGCCGTTTACGCAGAACCAGATGCAGACGCACCGTTCGTCTCTATGGCGGACGAAGCTTTCGCCCTTGGCGGCCAGAACTCGGCGGAGTCTTACCTGGTATTTGACAAGATCCTTGATGCTGCAAAGAAGTCCGGCGCTGATGCCATCCACCCGGGTTACGGCTTCCTGTCCGAAAACGGCGACTTTGCTGAGGCCGTTATTAACGCAGGTTTGACCTGGATCGGCCCCTCCCCCCAGTCCATCCGCGACTTGGGCGACAAGGTCACCGCCCGTCACATCGCGCTGCGTGCCGAAGCCCCAATGGCCCCCGGCACGAAAGAACCCGTCAAAGATGCCGACGAGGTCATCGCCTTCGCTGAGCAGTATGGGCTGCCGATCGCCATTAAAGCCGCCTTCGGTGGCGGCGGACGCGGCATGAAAGTCGCCTACACGATGGAGGAGGTCAGGGACCTTTACGAATCCGCCACCCGTGAGGCTCTCGCGGCCTTCGGCCGGGGCGAATGCTTTGTGGAACGCTACCTGGATAAAGCCCGCCACGTGGAGTGCCAGGTTCTCGCCGACCAACATGGCAACGTTGTTGTTGCAGGTACCCGCGATTGCTCACTGCAGCGCCGCTTCCAAAAGCTGGTGGAGGAAGCACCCGCGCCGTTCCTCACCGATGAGCAGCGCGAACGCTTGCACTCATCCGCTAAGGCGATTTGCAAAGAAGCAGGTTATTACGGCGCAGGCACCGTTGAATACCTCGTTGGATCCGACGGACTGATCTCCTTCCTTGAGGTCAACACCCGTCTGCAGGTGGAACACCCCGTCACCGAGGTGACCACCGGATTGGACCTAGTGCGCGAACAGTTCCGTATCGCCGAGGGCAAGGAACTTCATATTAAAGAAGACCCCACCCCGCGCGGCCACGCATTTGAGTTCCGCATCAACGGCGAAGACGCAGGCAACAACTTCATGCCCGCCCCCGGCAAAATCACCAAGTACATCGAGCCTGCAGGTCCGGGCGTTCGCATGGACTCCGGCGTTGTAGAAGGCTCTGTCATTGGCGGACAGTTTGACTCCATGCTGGCAAAGCTCATCGTCTTTGGCGAAACCCGTGACCAGGCCCTGCAGCGGGCACGCCGCGCCCTCGCAGAGTACATCATTGAGGGCATGCCCACTGCCATCCCATTCCACAAACACATCATTGAAAACCCAGCCTTTGTGGGCGACGGTGAGAAGTTTGATGTGTACACCAAGTGGATTGAAGAAGAATGGGACAACCCCATCCCCGCCTATGTCGATCCCGCCGATGTTGAGGACGATGAGGAAACAACACCAGCGCAAAAGGTCGTTGTGGAGATTGACGGCCGCCGCGTCGAAATCGCCTTGCCTGGCGACTTGGCACTAGCAGGCGGCAATGGTGGCGCAGCCAAAAAGAAGGCCAAGAAACGCCGCGCAGGCGGCGGCAAGAAGGCTGTTTCTGGTGATGCTGTCGCAGCCCCCATGCAGGGCACCGTCATCAAGGTCAACGTCGAAGAGGGACAGGAAGTTGCCGAAGGCGAAACCGTGGTTGTCCTTGAGGCCATGAAGATGGAAAACCCGGTCAAGGCCCACAAGTCCGGTGTGGTCACTGGCCTCTCCGCAGCAGCGGGTGAAGGCGTGACTAAGGGTTCCGTTTTGATGGAAATCAAGTAG
- a CDS encoding sulfurtransferase: MPVPNDPSPEFKDYAHPERLVSASWLSARLGSPGLRVVESDEDALLYDIGHVPGALRIDWRTELNDPVIRDFIGPEDFAELMRSKGINRDDTVVIYGDKSNWWAAFTFWVFELFGHPDVRLLNGGRDAWIAEERDTSFAVPEYPRTTYPVPERDDAPSRAFSSDVLDHIGKGTILDTRTPEEYVGNRTSFGSASDSAIARGGHIPTAVNVSWDRSVHPNSRFRSRTELEVIYAGLDPHSPTVTYCRVGDRSAHTWFVLKYLLGFENVRNYDGSWVEWGNMIRMPIYVGDEPGEFGQ; this comes from the coding sequence ATGCCAGTACCCAATGATCCAAGCCCAGAATTTAAGGATTATGCACACCCCGAGCGTTTAGTGTCCGCCTCATGGTTGAGCGCACGGCTAGGAAGCCCTGGTCTCCGCGTGGTGGAATCCGATGAGGACGCGCTGCTCTACGACATCGGCCATGTACCCGGCGCGCTCCGCATTGACTGGCGCACGGAACTCAACGATCCCGTGATACGTGATTTTATTGGGCCGGAGGACTTTGCGGAACTTATGCGTTCAAAAGGCATTAACCGTGACGACACTGTAGTGATTTATGGCGATAAATCCAACTGGTGGGCGGCGTTTACGTTCTGGGTTTTTGAATTGTTTGGACACCCAGATGTGCGACTACTCAACGGCGGGAGGGACGCTTGGATTGCGGAGGAACGCGATACATCATTTGCTGTGCCGGAGTATCCGCGCACAACATACCCTGTGCCTGAGCGTGACGACGCCCCGTCGCGCGCCTTTTCCTCGGATGTTCTTGACCACATTGGTAAGGGCACGATTCTCGATACACGCACACCAGAAGAATATGTGGGCAACCGCACGAGCTTCGGTAGCGCCTCGGATTCCGCTATTGCACGCGGCGGGCATATTCCCACAGCGGTGAATGTATCGTGGGATCGTTCAGTACACCCAAACAGCCGCTTCCGTTCCCGTACTGAACTGGAGGTGATCTACGCTGGCCTCGATCCACACTCCCCGACTGTGACGTATTGCCGTGTGGGTGATCGCTCTGCCCATACGTGGTTTGTACTGAAATACCTGCTTGGTTTTGAGAATGTACGTAACTACGATGGGTCGTGGGTTGAATGGGGCAACATGATCCGCATGCCCATTTATGTGGGTGACGAGCCGGGCGAGTTCGGGCAATAA
- a CDS encoding Cj0069 family protein — MHKSIVVFEVEGGSDKQFNGHRKDTMPIVDAIKDQGWHAEVVYYRPEWSDDLYDYVSNNFDAYISRVNPGNIPGGEKGYFDLLTRLSDEAGLVGMSRPDEMMSYGAKDALVKLADTDLVPSDTYAYYDVDTFHKTFPSSLSYGERVLKQNRGSTGSGIWRVQLEDKELAASIEPGTTLPLDTKLRCTEAVDNHTEVRELGEFMDFCDQYIIGDNGMLVDMRFMPRIVEGEIRILLVGPHPVFVVHKKPAAGGDNFSATLFSGAQYTYDSPEKWQELVDMFAEVRPVIAEKLGGDNIPLIWTADFMLDDAPGGGDTYVLGEINCSCVGFTSELDMGIQEMVAKEAISRVEAKNAS; from the coding sequence GTGCATAAAAGCATCGTTGTATTCGAGGTTGAAGGCGGCAGCGATAAGCAGTTCAACGGTCACCGCAAGGACACCATGCCGATCGTTGATGCCATCAAGGATCAGGGATGGCATGCGGAAGTTGTGTATTACCGGCCTGAGTGGTCCGACGACCTCTATGACTACGTCTCCAACAATTTCGATGCCTATATTTCCCGTGTGAACCCAGGAAATATTCCTGGTGGTGAAAAAGGCTACTTTGATTTACTTACCCGACTTTCTGATGAGGCCGGTCTTGTGGGCATGTCTCGTCCCGATGAGATGATGTCCTACGGTGCGAAAGACGCCCTGGTCAAGCTTGCTGACACTGACCTTGTGCCGTCCGACACCTACGCCTACTACGATGTTGACACGTTCCACAAGACGTTCCCCTCCTCACTGTCGTACGGTGAGCGCGTGCTCAAGCAGAATCGTGGTTCCACTGGTTCCGGTATTTGGCGTGTGCAGCTGGAGGATAAGGAACTTGCTGCAAGCATTGAGCCCGGCACCACTCTTCCGCTGGACACGAAACTGCGCTGCACGGAGGCCGTGGACAACCATACCGAGGTTCGCGAACTCGGCGAGTTCATGGACTTCTGTGACCAGTACATCATCGGTGACAACGGCATGTTGGTGGACATGCGATTCATGCCCCGCATCGTTGAGGGTGAAATTCGTATCTTGCTGGTTGGTCCGCACCCGGTGTTCGTGGTGCACAAGAAGCCTGCCGCTGGTGGGGATAACTTCTCGGCCACCCTGTTCTCTGGTGCGCAGTACACCTACGATTCCCCAGAGAAGTGGCAGGAACTGGTGGACATGTTCGCTGAGGTTCGCCCAGTGATCGCCGAGAAACTCGGTGGTGACAACATTCCGCTCATCTGGACTGCTGATTTCATGCTTGACGACGCCCCGGGAGGTGGCGACACCTACGTCCTCGGCGAGATCAACTGTTCCTGCGTCGGCTTCACATCGGAGCTCGACATGGGTATTCAGGAGATGGTGGCCAAGGAAGCCATCTCCCGTGTGGAGGCGAAAAACGCTAGCTAA
- a CDS encoding PadR family transcriptional regulator, producing MSIKLALLSLLADHPRGVGQLRHDFEDITKHTWPVNVGQVFQTIQRLERDGLIAHHGSEIGETGRSAEIYAITQAGRDVVHDWLTTASMRPRDDRDELVIKIAIAAQLAVSHTTMVNLRELIQTQRRATMNELREITRLKAQTPAEQSAERLLYERRIFDLEAEARWLDHVETLATPRKHDDNSI from the coding sequence ATGTCAATAAAACTTGCCTTGCTCAGCTTGTTGGCTGACCATCCCCGCGGTGTTGGGCAGCTGCGTCATGACTTTGAGGACATCACCAAGCACACATGGCCTGTGAACGTTGGCCAGGTTTTTCAAACCATCCAGCGCTTGGAACGTGACGGCCTTATTGCCCACCACGGCAGTGAAATTGGTGAAACGGGCAGATCCGCAGAGATCTACGCCATCACCCAGGCGGGGAGGGATGTTGTCCACGACTGGTTAACCACCGCCAGCATGCGCCCACGCGATGACCGAGATGAACTCGTGATAAAAATCGCCATCGCAGCTCAGCTTGCTGTCTCACACACCACCATGGTGAATCTACGAGAACTTATTCAGACGCAACGCCGCGCCACCATGAATGAACTTCGAGAAATCACACGGCTCAAAGCGCAGACGCCTGCCGAACAATCCGCGGAACGGTTGCTGTACGAGCGCCGCATCTTTGATCTTGAGGCAGAAGCCCGCTGGCTCGACCATGTAGAAACACTTGCTACCCCAAGGAAACACGATGACAACTCCATCTGA
- a CDS encoding ABC transporter ATP-binding protein: MTTPSDDVPALVLEDVCRIHQDGPTTITALDHVNLTVMPGELVAVMGPSGSGKTTLLNIAGTLDAPTSGRVFIAGNDSGYLPPTARATIRRAHVGFVFQDFNLIPTLTVLENVSLPLELGKMPTKEARAQGRAALEDINQADLADRYPSEISGGQRQRVAIARALVGVRQLILADEPTGALDTTTAESVMQLLRRRVDDGAACVLVTHEPRFAAWADRVVYLRDGKIVDEADNNG; encoded by the coding sequence ATGACAACTCCATCTGATGACGTCCCAGCCCTAGTTTTAGAGGACGTATGCCGCATTCACCAAGACGGGCCAACGACCATCACCGCACTTGATCATGTGAATCTCACCGTGATGCCAGGCGAGCTGGTCGCCGTCATGGGTCCATCCGGCTCCGGCAAAACCACCTTGCTGAACATCGCTGGCACGCTTGATGCCCCAACTTCAGGAAGGGTTTTTATCGCAGGTAATGATAGTGGGTATCTTCCGCCGACAGCCCGCGCCACGATCAGGCGCGCCCACGTAGGTTTTGTTTTTCAAGACTTCAACCTAATTCCCACTCTCACCGTCTTGGAAAATGTGTCCCTCCCGCTGGAACTGGGGAAAATGCCGACCAAAGAAGCCCGCGCGCAGGGGCGCGCTGCGCTGGAGGACATTAACCAGGCTGATCTGGCGGACCGCTATCCTTCGGAAATTTCCGGTGGTCAGCGCCAGCGCGTCGCCATTGCCCGGGCGCTGGTGGGGGTGCGGCAGCTCATACTCGCGGACGAACCCACCGGCGCTCTGGACACCACCACGGCGGAATCCGTCATGCAATTGTTGCGTCGCCGCGTTGACGACGGCGCGGCATGCGTGCTGGTCACGCATGAACCACGTTTTGCCGCGTGGGCTGATCGAGTGGTGTACCTGCGGGATGGAAAGATTGTGGATGAGGCGGATAACAATGGCTAG
- a CDS encoding FtsX-like permease family protein — translation MARASIAVRLAWRDLMGHRRRFALSVALFSLPIACIVAFFTLISSERVEYPDIGEPATSISLTNTPCNYDSWAKNKDWCLSPDHADRADLSDKQRISDALGHDPELISKVYASLSTYATISANGEQASSDMVSKEVNPSGPKPGEVLLDKDFAELLGVSPGDTVTITVPVLGNLEEQKELSLVVAGFSQTQRNVANYEDLSRAIGITDSARDSELGRSAHLSWRSDERMSITTEPGMGISVSSAERGSRSGTIVGEARGLFSSPENMVVGVVVLVLLLLLVAAIIGPIFAVSARRKRRMLGLYASIGASPSDVRNTVLMEGIIVSCIGYILGLVLSLPVFYAVTLLPGIGVIHLQWAWDVALVLLPAVFVSGVGAALIPAVWVGTENPVHALADGASRRMRRFHWMMALPLLLFIPIMILAALPQHALTSVWWNLAGIAAILCAPLMVWVVARCGTVLPLPGKLAARDALRNIHRTAPAVAAVAGTVYSCAMLLGVMGPGMDGVDASDVDKNPARATQMVARTTVDTATARPYEQDVRAIREHYDVNHQADVYELSTSYGEARTLLTCAYGDQANLPQVEASTESEDSILFSSITKIDSCMVIAEPDYLDTVASLHPGQVTPEQLAAAKQALADGKAVVDNTNYIRDGKVRVDMYHNSDIATGYEFSFHADDGWTVNKTDAEPESTTLLDAAPLNNNASPVTRWGTPILITPETARKLGADIVYAGSVFELSEPLSLVELILVELGAPHGVRHMTVTLPGASQPEKLVILLPQVAMSGALTIGVVLLIVFLAAAESRSDMEAMAALGAPKSLVRRYAGAQGMVVGLAGAVAGTLCLVIPGTVNYLSNAQLFGRFAHWDLQYIEVYGLFLLFIVGLSWLAGALFGVRSVSDYPRRR, via the coding sequence ATGGCTAGAGCATCAATAGCCGTACGGCTGGCGTGGCGTGACCTGATGGGGCACCGCCGCCGCTTCGCACTGTCGGTGGCGCTGTTTTCCCTGCCTATCGCCTGCATTGTTGCTTTCTTTACGCTTATTTCTAGTGAGCGCGTGGAGTATCCAGACATTGGGGAGCCGGCGACGTCGATAAGCCTGACCAATACGCCCTGCAATTATGACTCGTGGGCGAAGAACAAAGACTGGTGCCTAAGCCCAGATCATGCGGATCGTGCCGACCTCTCAGATAAGCAACGCATTAGCGACGCGTTGGGGCATGACCCAGAGTTGATCTCGAAGGTGTACGCGAGCCTCAGTACCTACGCCACCATTAGTGCCAACGGTGAGCAGGCTTCCTCTGACATGGTGTCCAAAGAAGTGAATCCCTCCGGGCCAAAGCCCGGTGAAGTGCTCCTAGATAAGGATTTTGCTGAACTTTTGGGGGTGTCACCAGGTGATACGGTGACTATAACTGTTCCGGTGCTTGGCAATCTAGAGGAGCAGAAGGAGCTCTCGCTCGTAGTGGCTGGTTTCTCACAGACACAACGAAACGTTGCAAACTATGAGGATCTATCACGTGCTATCGGCATCACTGATTCGGCTCGAGACTCAGAGCTGGGGCGCTCAGCGCATCTGAGCTGGCGTTCCGATGAGCGTATGTCAATAACCACCGAACCTGGAATGGGAATCTCAGTCTCGTCAGCTGAGCGGGGTTCGCGCTCAGGGACAATCGTGGGCGAGGCGCGGGGTCTGTTTAGTTCTCCCGAGAACATGGTTGTCGGTGTGGTTGTTCTTGTGCTGCTTCTTTTGCTGGTGGCTGCCATTATTGGCCCGATTTTTGCCGTGTCGGCGCGCAGAAAACGACGCATGCTGGGGCTGTACGCATCCATCGGGGCATCACCGAGTGACGTGCGCAATACTGTGCTGATGGAAGGCATTATTGTCAGCTGCATTGGTTATATTTTGGGCCTGGTTCTCTCCCTGCCCGTGTTCTATGCTGTGACGTTGCTTCCCGGTATTGGCGTGATTCACCTGCAGTGGGCATGGGATGTCGCGTTGGTGCTGCTCCCGGCCGTCTTTGTGTCCGGTGTGGGTGCAGCATTGATTCCTGCAGTGTGGGTGGGCACGGAGAATCCTGTGCATGCCCTGGCCGACGGGGCGTCGAGACGCATGCGTCGGTTCCATTGGATGATGGCGCTGCCGTTGTTGCTGTTCATCCCCATTATGATTCTTGCTGCACTGCCTCAGCATGCGCTCACCTCAGTGTGGTGGAACCTGGCTGGTATTGCTGCGATTTTGTGTGCGCCGCTTATGGTGTGGGTGGTGGCGCGCTGTGGTACCGTCCTGCCTCTTCCTGGCAAATTGGCCGCGCGCGATGCGTTGCGGAACATTCACCGAACCGCACCCGCTGTCGCGGCGGTGGCGGGGACAGTGTATAGCTGCGCAATGCTGTTAGGGGTGATGGGTCCTGGAATGGATGGAGTGGATGCTAGTGACGTGGACAAAAACCCGGCCCGCGCAACGCAGATGGTTGCGCGGACAACGGTGGATACTGCGACAGCACGGCCCTATGAACAAGATGTGCGTGCCATCCGTGAGCATTACGATGTGAATCATCAGGCTGATGTGTATGAGCTGTCCACCAGCTACGGTGAGGCTCGTACTCTTCTGACGTGCGCTTATGGTGACCAGGCCAATCTGCCTCAGGTAGAGGCATCGACAGAATCTGAAGATAGTATTTTGTTCAGTTCCATAACCAAGATCGACAGCTGCATGGTGATCGCTGAGCCGGACTATCTGGATACTGTGGCATCGTTGCATCCTGGTCAGGTCACTCCAGAACAGCTTGCAGCAGCGAAGCAGGCACTAGCCGACGGTAAGGCGGTGGTAGACAATACAAACTACATCCGCGACGGCAAAGTGCGCGTTGATATGTATCACAACAGCGACATAGCAACAGGGTATGAGTTTTCTTTCCATGCTGATGACGGTTGGACAGTCAACAAAACAGATGCAGAGCCTGAAAGCACCACGCTTCTTGACGCCGCGCCACTCAACAACAATGCATCTCCAGTGACCAGGTGGGGCACGCCTATACTCATCACACCCGAGACCGCCCGAAAGCTGGGAGCTGACATCGTGTACGCAGGTAGCGTTTTTGAACTGTCGGAACCCTTATCGCTTGTTGAGTTGATACTTGTAGAACTGGGCGCGCCTCACGGTGTGCGACATATGACGGTCACGCTACCTGGGGCATCTCAACCTGAAAAACTCGTGATTCTGCTGCCGCAAGTCGCTATGTCTGGGGCGTTGACCATTGGGGTTGTTCTGCTCATCGTGTTCTTAGCGGCTGCGGAATCCCGCAGTGACATGGAAGCGATGGCAGCGTTGGGCGCGCCGAAGTCCTTGGTGCGGCGATATGCTGGGGCCCAGGGCATGGTTGTTGGTCTTGCTGGTGCGGTAGCAGGCACGTTGTGCCTGGTGATTCCAGGTACAGTCAACTACCTCAGCAACGCGCAGCTTTTCGGTAGATTTGCCCACTGGGATCTGCAGTACATCGAAGTGTATGGTCTGTTTTTGCTCTTTATCGTTGGGCTTTCCTGGCTGGCGGGCGCGTTGTTTGGGGTGCGGTCCGTTTCGGATTATCCCCGCAGGCGCTGA
- a CDS encoding Maf family protein, with protein MRIVLASASPSRRFILESAGVDPIIHPANIDEDALIASLNDAPPREVILALCAAKAEAVAAQYPDDIVIGCDSMLLLNGTLQGKPHTIDATINRWKAQRGKNADLITGHCIVAPGGEQRVLDAASTSVTFGDVSDADIDAYARSGEPLECAGAFTLEALGGWFIDRINGDPSNVIGLSLPLVRRALYSFGIDVADVWR; from the coding sequence ATGCGCATCGTTCTCGCCTCCGCCTCCCCTTCGCGGCGCTTCATCCTCGAATCAGCCGGGGTGGATCCCATCATCCACCCCGCCAACATCGACGAAGACGCCCTCATCGCCTCGCTTAACGACGCCCCACCACGCGAGGTCATCCTTGCGCTCTGCGCCGCAAAAGCGGAGGCAGTGGCCGCTCAGTATCCCGACGACATTGTCATCGGCTGTGATTCCATGCTGCTACTTAACGGGACTCTCCAAGGAAAACCCCACACCATTGATGCGACCATTAACCGCTGGAAAGCCCAACGCGGCAAGAACGCCGACCTTATCACCGGGCACTGCATCGTCGCGCCGGGTGGTGAACAGCGGGTACTGGACGCGGCGTCGACAAGCGTAACTTTTGGCGATGTCAGCGATGCCGACATTGACGCCTACGCGCGCAGCGGCGAACCACTCGAATGCGCAGGCGCTTTTACCTTAGAAGCGCTGGGCGGATGGTTCATTGACCGCATCAACGGCGACCCCTCCAATGTCATCGGGTTATCGCTGCCACTAGTGCGGCGCGCGCTGTACAGCTTTGGCATTGATGTTGCCGACGTGTGGCGCTAA
- a CDS encoding NAD-dependent epimerase/dehydratase family protein, with product MARHLIIGAGPIGRATTTALQKRGHTVTIATRSGTRYGSAESVTLDATDTPALTRAATGCDSIIVCTNPPYHQWAKEWPPIIDSVVRAAVNTQARIVLMGNLYPFGRPTGPMTNATPENPTETKGQVRAGLWKTLTQAAEQHGILVSELRASDYFGDDAGPVTHLGDRFTTPVHNGKTARVIGDPDALHSWSYLPDIGECLAILATTPELSGKYWVGPSSGNATMREIARRINPKASVKQLPPAMLKTIALFSPMVREVLAIHYQHTDTYILDDSELQRAFHFTPTPLASIFPNP from the coding sequence ATGGCACGCCACCTCATCATTGGCGCAGGCCCCATTGGCCGCGCCACCACCACAGCCCTACAGAAGAGGGGCCACACTGTCACCATCGCCACCCGAAGCGGAACGCGCTACGGTAGCGCAGAGAGTGTCACCCTGGATGCCACCGACACCCCAGCACTCACCCGCGCGGCCACAGGATGCGACAGCATCATCGTCTGCACCAATCCGCCCTACCACCAGTGGGCAAAGGAATGGCCTCCCATCATCGACTCGGTGGTGCGCGCGGCCGTCAATACGCAGGCACGCATTGTGCTCATGGGAAACCTCTACCCCTTCGGGCGGCCTACCGGCCCCATGACCAACGCAACACCCGAAAACCCCACAGAGACAAAAGGTCAGGTCAGAGCCGGACTATGGAAAACCCTCACCCAGGCCGCCGAGCAACACGGCATCCTCGTGTCCGAGCTACGGGCAAGCGACTACTTTGGCGACGACGCCGGGCCTGTCACACACCTCGGAGACCGCTTCACCACACCTGTCCATAACGGCAAAACCGCACGAGTCATCGGTGACCCCGACGCACTACATTCTTGGTCCTACCTCCCCGACATCGGGGAATGCCTAGCCATCCTCGCCACCACACCCGAACTATCAGGCAAATACTGGGTTGGGCCATCCTCAGGCAATGCCACCATGCGGGAGATCGCACGCCGCATCAACCCCAAGGCATCCGTCAAACAGCTCCCACCAGCAATGCTCAAAACCATTGCGCTGTTCTCGCCCATGGTGCGCGAAGTGCTGGCCATCCACTACCAACACACCGACACCTACATCCTGGACGACTCCGAACTCCAGCGTGCTTTCCACTTCACCCCGACCCCACTCGCCAGCATCTTCCCTAATCCGTAG
- a CDS encoding TetR/AcrR family transcriptional regulator, with the protein MSPTRPQSQGKRAVGKRATARAATEKKIIEAAERQLAEVGASGISLRKVAQDVGMAPSALYRYYNGIDQLYTAMIIRAFNEQTAAVQAAFDAHATPPPTTWDDTVELVVLLAMTLRQWALDNPHKYALIYGTPVPGYKAPQDTIPPAAGVGRIFAASCVYLTDGVVYDPMDYLPEYMASFFVAIYGVISFELFGHLVGVVDDPAVFLRHTVENNLELLRSHFPGK; encoded by the coding sequence ATGAGCCCGACCCGCCCGCAGTCACAAGGAAAGCGAGCCGTAGGAAAACGAGCCACTGCCCGTGCTGCGACAGAAAAAAAGATCATTGAGGCGGCTGAGCGGCAACTTGCCGAAGTTGGGGCTAGCGGCATAAGTCTCCGTAAAGTAGCTCAAGATGTGGGCATGGCGCCCTCTGCGCTATACCGCTACTACAACGGGATTGACCAGCTTTACACCGCGATGATCATTCGCGCCTTCAATGAACAAACCGCCGCAGTTCAAGCTGCGTTTGATGCCCACGCCACGCCCCCGCCCACCACCTGGGACGATACCGTTGAATTGGTGGTGTTATTGGCCATGACGTTGCGCCAGTGGGCGCTTGACAACCCTCATAAATACGCGCTGATCTACGGCACGCCCGTGCCGGGGTACAAAGCCCCCCAAGACACCATTCCCCCTGCGGCCGGAGTTGGGCGGATTTTCGCCGCCAGCTGTGTCTACCTTACAGACGGTGTAGTTTACGACCCAATGGACTACCTGCCGGAATACATGGCATCGTTTTTTGTGGCCATCTACGGTGTGATCAGTTTTGAACTGTTCGGCCACCTTGTCGGCGTGGTGGATGATCCGGCGGTGTTTCTCCGCCACACCGTGGAAAATAATCTTGAACTGCTGAGAAGCCATTTCCCAGGGAAGTAG
- a CDS encoding acyl-CoA carboxylase subunit epsilon yields the protein MSESTNSGANQEKPAKPFLRILKGNPDATQVATLTALFATMASNAAAAQEQQRDRNLWGNLDERLRRPMSYSPSAFQNVSFY from the coding sequence ATGTCCGAATCCACAAACAGCGGGGCTAACCAGGAAAAGCCCGCGAAGCCGTTCCTTCGCATCCTCAAGGGCAACCCGGATGCTACACAGGTAGCCACCCTAACCGCGCTGTTTGCCACCATGGCCAGCAATGCGGCAGCCGCTCAGGAACAACAGCGTGACCGCAACCTGTGGGGCAACCTGGACGAGCGCCTACGCCGTCCCATGAGCTACAGCCCCTCCGCGTTCCAAAACGTGAGCTTCTACTAG